Proteins encoded by one window of Nasonia vitripennis strain AsymCx chromosome 5, Nvit_psr_1.1, whole genome shotgun sequence:
- the LOC100114576 gene encoding uncharacterized protein At4g17910, which produces MEDDYQRYRRQQEEAVSNNAGTSASDVLFAILPNICSILLALTLITLAGPQINKQTRILIEFCITIVPCVLCCTVLSEKVIAVSQIFLIVSAANIMLTLACKPRDSFKAFPASQNASKLGFITNFRALTNIMTAVCILAVDFTCFPRKFVKTETYGYSLMDTGVGFYIIANAIVSPEARSVEAIQKTPFFEGLKKTLKGCVPLIALGLIRFVSVELLGYQRHVSEYGVHWNFFLTLACVKLFTGVLSKNLSSKYALPTGLWILAMHEYALSTKGLKEWVLSDEPRKDLLSANREGWVSIPGYVGLYLLGIALGKLIHSSYQKNTDNQLIFNIKFSGYQFHIEYTRSMFLTIKLYALASVAFYATYYCEQYFRISRRLANSGYCAWILTLSTLVLTFLLMIDVIMECITGCLRDKSRRKISKQLRRDDLNAKESINIVKTLEIFEAINDNGLLFFLFANLLTGTINMAMKTLHADELRSLTVIITYMVVNVTFVLLRYRARYILSAKKIN; this is translated from the coding sequence ATGGAGGACGACTACCAGCGCTACCGTCGGCAGCAGGAGGAGGCAGTTTCAAATAATGCCGGGACTTCGGCCAGCGACGTGCTCTTCGCGATTCTCCCCAACATTTGCAGCATTCTGCTGGCTCTCACGTTGATCACGCTAGCCGGGCCGCAGATCAACAAGCAGACTCGTATTTTAATCGAATTTTGCATCACCATCGTACCATGTGTCCTGTGTTGTACAGTGTTATCCGAGAAAGTGATAGCCGTTTCCCAGATCTTCCTGATCGTCTCCGCCGCGAACATCATGCTGACTCTCGCGTGCAAACCCCGAGACTCTTTCAAGGCCTTTCCTGCTAGTCAAAACGCCAGTAAGCTAGGTTTTATCACGAACTTCCGCGCGTTGACCAACATTATGACTGCCGTCTGCATCCTAGCGGTCGACTTCACCTGCTTCCCCAGGAAATTCGTGAAGACCGAGACCTACGGCTACAGTTTGATGGACACGGGCGTTGGATTTTATATAATCGCCAACGCTATCGTGTCCCCGGAAGCCAGAAGCGTCGAGGCGATTCAGAAGACTCCCTTTTTCGAGGGACTCAAGAAGACCTTGAAGGGCTGCGTACCCTTGATAGCTTTGGGTTTAATCAGATTCGTCTCCGTGGAATTGCTCGGATACCAACGACACGTCAGCGAATACGGCGTACACTGGAATTTCTTCCTGACTCTGGCTTGCGTCAAGCTTTTCACGGGAGTGCTTTCCAAAAATTTAAGCTCCAAGTACGCCCTGCCGACGGGACTATGGATCTTGGCGATGCACGAGTACGCGCTGAGTACGAAAGGCTTGAAGGAATGGGTCTTGAGTGACGAGCCGAGGAAAGATCTGTTGTCTGCCAACCGGGAAGGCTGGGTCTCGATCCCTGGCTACGTGGGACTTTACTTGCTGGGAATAGCCTTGGGAAAACTGATACACTCGTCGTATCAGAAAAATACCGACAATCAATTGATTTTCAACATCAAGTTCTCTGGTTACCAGTTTCACATCGAATACACTCGTTCCATGTTTCTTACGATAAAGTTGTACGCTCTCGCCAGTGTGGCATTTTATGCGACTTATTATTGCGAACAGTATTTCCGCATATCGCGAAGATTGGCCAACTCGGGTTACTGTGCGTGGATACTCACTTTGAGTACTTTAGTACTTACCTTTTTATTGATGATAGATGTGATAATGGAATGCATTACTGGCTGTTTGAGAGACAAGAGTCGTCGAAAAATTTCCAAACAATTGCGACGCGATGATTTAAATGCCAAAGAGAgtattaatattgtaaaaactcTCGAGATATTCGAGGCAATCAACGACAACGGTTTGCTATTTTTCCTCTTTGCAAATCTATTGACGGGCACAATCAATATGGCCATGAAAACTTTGCATGCCGATGAACTCCGTTCTTTGACCGTAATCATAACCTATATGGTCGTTAACGTAACTTTTGTTTTGTTGCGCTATAGGGCAAGGTATATTCTCAGTGCCAAAAAGATCAATTAA
- the LOC100114542 gene encoding ATPase WRNIP1 isoform X1 has translation MASNPKRTFPFGGKTQTPPQKKTRSIFAPNQENKLENSDANSDDEVTSPNKPKDQTKQTFGNKKSHAPLAEKMRPNELSDYVGQSHLIGPKTLLHDLLRNGEIPSMILWGPPGCGKTSLVNVIMQESKKLSDIPVKFIKLSATTSSINDVRKAVTEAENQAKQGRRTVVFMDEIHRFNKLQQDIFLPHVEAGTFILIGATTENPSSGLNSALLSRCRVFVLKKLQKENLVSILMKAIKMMDGEVVTESEIISKVDSDTKFFVEQKILEWLAEACDGDARVALGGLEMTVQARVSNANISSKPIKLNLNDVKHSLEKAQSLTGKKSDNISQLYSALHHSIVADEDNAALYWLARIMDTGEDPVYIARKLVRIASEDIGLADDYALDTAVHTMNACQMIGMPECDVVLAQCVVYLTRAEKSKEASNALKKSKDIIENHKGPQPKVPLFIKDTSAQKKLKATLGPNFKNIVREENLNKNHLPQGLENMNFFNDE, from the exons ATGGCATCAAATCCTAAAAGAACATTTCCCTTTGGTGGCAAAACCCAAACGCCACCACAGAAAAAAACTAGGAGTATATTTGCACCAaatcaagaaaataaattggAAAATTCTGATGCAAACAGCGATGATGAAGTTACTTCGCCAAATAAGCCAAAAGATCAAACAAAACAAACATTTGGTAACAAAAAAAGCCATGCACCTTTGGCTGAAAAAATGAGGCCTAATGAATTAAGCGACTATGTAGGGCAATCGCATCTTATAGGACCAAAAACATTGTTACATGATCTATTGAGAAATGGTGAGATTCCAAGTATGATATTGTGGGGACCACCTGGATGTGGAAAG ACTTCTTTGGTCAACGTGATAATGCAAGAAAGCAAAAAATTGTCTGATATACctgtgaaatttataaaactatcAGCTACTACTTCTAGTATCAATGATGTAAGAAAAGCAGTTACAGAAGCAGAGAATCAAGCTAAGCAAGGACGGCGCACTGTAGTTTTTATGGATGAGATTCACAGGTTTAATAAACTGCAACAAGATATCTTCCTACCTCATGTAGAAGCAGGCACATTCATTTTGATTGGAGCTACAACTGAGAATCCATCCTCGGGCTTAAATTCTGCATTGTTAAGCAGATGCCGTGTATTTGTCTTGAAAAAATTACAGAAAGAGAATTTAGTTTCCATTCTTATGAAAGCCATTAAAATGATGGATGGAGAAGTAGTAACAGAGAGTGAAATAATAAGCAAAGTTGATTCCGATACTAAATTTTTTGTTGAACAAAAGATTTTAGAATGGTTAGCAGAAGCTTGTGATGGTGATGCAAGAGTTGCATTAGGTGGATTAGAAATGACTGTTCAAGCGAGAGTATCCAATGCCAACATAAGCTCAAAgcctataaaattaaatttgaacgATGTCAAACACAGTTTGGAAAAGGCTCAATCTTTAACTGGCAAAAAAAGTGATAATATTAGTCAGTTGTATTCTGCACTTCATCATTCTATTGTAGCAGATGAAGATAATGCTGCATTATACTGGTTGGCAAGGATAATGGATACTGGTGAAGATCCTGTTTATATTGCAAGAAAACTAGTCAGAATAGCAAGTGAAGACATTGGTCTTGCAGACGATTATGCATTGG ATACTGCTGTTCATACCATGAATGCATGCCAAATGATAGGAATGCCAGAATGTGATGTAGTATTAGCACAATGTGTTGTTTATTTAACGAGAGcagaaaaatcaaaagaagcatctaatgctttaaaaaaatcaaaagacATCATAGAAAACCACAAGGGACCACAGCCGAAAGTTCCCTTATTCATAAAAGATACGTCGGCACAGAAAAAGCTCAAAGCTACACTTG ggccaaattttaaaaatattgtacgtgaagaaaatttaaacaaaaatcacTTACCTCAAGGTTTGGAGAACATGAATTTCTTTAACGATGAATAA
- the LOC100114611 gene encoding EGF domain-specific O-linked N-acetylglucosamine transferase, with amino-acid sequence MTSGTKMAWIHFFKIFWMLNLFIILRNAEAGNYSNIDLPESHLKYYFNSFPALADECRKDSECPYKDYLDKKACWGYELGCTLENAFSSPRCPGDHKGWVATKKAQLDTFYTQGDFGYIRDQRKEMMVLCEPLFIDDSSLECSEHMRFCRGRNILLNFTDLVNRKEPIRYKMDVLKEGQVGGYCTLHEQRLKYNADHISPLQSWGPEIRNFKKLPRKPIVEGNCDVIIEKPTYILKIDAAVNMYHHFCDFFNLYASLHVNLSHPTVFNTDNHIMIWESYSYRSAFQDTFEVFTKNPLWDLKTFRGETVCFKNVVFPLLPRMIFGLFYNTPLIYGCEKSGLFTAFSDHVLHRLRIPLHVRKNTKIRVTLLSRDTQYRRILNEDELVKALEKNPRYEVKKVVYNKHMPFKKQLEITRNSDIFIGIHGAGLTHFMFLPEWAVGFELYNCEDASCYKDLARLKGIKYLTWEDGEKLIEHDPGTHPHGGAHAKFTNYSFDIEEFVRIVSVAEKHVGNHASFNAFIKKRKPEETNKRLIQDEL; translated from the exons ATGA CCTCGGGTACGAAAATGGCGtggattcattttttcaagattttttgGATGTTGAatctctttattattttaagaaatgcCGAAGCCGgtaattattcaaatattgaCTTGCCGGAGAGTCATCTGAAGTACTATTTTAATTCGTTTCCTGCGCTGGCCGACGAATGCCGGAAGGATTCAGAATGTCCATATAaa GATTATTTAGACAAAAAAGCGTGTTGGGGATATGAACTAGGATGTACACTAGAAAATGCATTTTCTTCTCCTCGCTGTCCTGGAGACCATAAAGGCTGGGTCGCTACTAAAAAAGCTCAGTTGGACACATTTTATACACAAGGTGATTTTGGATACATAAGAGATCAGCGAAAAGAAATGATGGTATTATGCGAGCCGCTATTCATA GATGACTCATCGTTAGAATGTTCTGAGCACATGAGATTTTGTCGCGGACGAAATATATTGCTTAATTTTACTGATCTTGTTAATAGAAAAGAGCCGATAAGGTATAAAATGGACGTCTTGAAAGAGGGACAGGTTGGAGGTTATTGCAC GTTACATGAACAAAGACTGAAATATAATGCTGACCACATTAGTCCTCTGCAATCATGGGGCCCAGAAATAAGAAATTTCAAGAAACTACCTCGTAAACCCATAGTGGAAGGTAACTGTGATGTTATTATTGAGAAACCTACTTATATTCTAAAAATTGATGCAG CTGTAAATATGTATCATCATTTCtgtgattttttcaatttgtacGCTTCATTGCATGTGAATCTTTCACATCCAACTGTATTTAATACCGACAATCACATCATGATTTGGGAAAGCTACAG TTACCGATCTGCATTTCAAGATACTTTTGAAGTATTTACAAAAAACCCTCTCTGGGATCTGAAGACATTTAGAGGGGAAACTGTCTGCTTTAAAAACGTTGTATTTCCACTATTACCAAGAATGATTTTCGGATTATTCTATAATACACCACTC ATATATGGCTGTGAAAAGAGTGGACTTTTCACAGCATTTTCAGATCACGTTTTGCATAGGCTGCGCATACCGTTGCACGtgagaaaaaatacaaaaattcgCGTAACTCTTTTAAGCAGGGATACACAGTATCGAAGAATTTTAAACGAGGATGAATTGGTAAAGGCTCTTGAAAAGAATCCTCGTTACgaagtaaaaaag GTCGTTTACAATAAACATATGCCATTTAAAAAACAGCTTGAAATCACGAGGAATTCAGACatttttatcggcattcacgGGGCTGGTTTAACTCATTTCATGTTTCTTCCCGAATGGGCCGTCGGATTCGAACT GTATAACTGTGAAGATGCCAGCTGTTATAAAGATTTAGCTCGGCTCAAGGGTATCAAATATCTGACATGGGAAGATGGAGAAAAATTAATCGAACACGATCCT GGTACTCATCCTCACGGTGGTGCACATGCtaaatttacaaattacaGCTTCGATATCGAAGAGTTCGTAAGAATTGTTTCCGTAGCAGAGAAACACGTCGGAAACCATGCTTCGTTCAATgcgtttataaaaaaacgcaAACCCGAAGAGACTAACAAAAGACTAATACAAGATGAATTATGA
- the LOC100114542 gene encoding ATPase WRNIP1 isoform X2, whose amino-acid sequence MASNPKRTFPFGGKTQTPPQKKTRSIFAPNQENKLENSDANSDDEVTSPNKPKDQTKQTFGNKKSHAPLAEKMRPNELSDYVGQSHLIGPKTLLHDLLRNGEIPSMILWGPPGCGKTSLVNVIMQESKKLSDIPVKFIKLSATTSSINDVRKAVTEAENQAKQGRRTVVFMDEIHRFNKLQQDIFLPHVEAGTFILIGATTENPSSGLNSALLSRCRVFVLKKLQKENLVSILMKAIKMMDGEVVTESEIISKVDSDTKFFVEQKILEWLAEACDGDARVALGGLEMTVQARVSNANISSKPIKLNLNDVKHSLEKAQSLTGKKSDNISQLYSALHHSIVADEDNAALYWLARIMDTGEDPVYIARKLVRIASEDIGLADDYALGPNFKNIVREENLNKNHLPQGLENMNFFNDE is encoded by the exons ATGGCATCAAATCCTAAAAGAACATTTCCCTTTGGTGGCAAAACCCAAACGCCACCACAGAAAAAAACTAGGAGTATATTTGCACCAaatcaagaaaataaattggAAAATTCTGATGCAAACAGCGATGATGAAGTTACTTCGCCAAATAAGCCAAAAGATCAAACAAAACAAACATTTGGTAACAAAAAAAGCCATGCACCTTTGGCTGAAAAAATGAGGCCTAATGAATTAAGCGACTATGTAGGGCAATCGCATCTTATAGGACCAAAAACATTGTTACATGATCTATTGAGAAATGGTGAGATTCCAAGTATGATATTGTGGGGACCACCTGGATGTGGAAAG ACTTCTTTGGTCAACGTGATAATGCAAGAAAGCAAAAAATTGTCTGATATACctgtgaaatttataaaactatcAGCTACTACTTCTAGTATCAATGATGTAAGAAAAGCAGTTACAGAAGCAGAGAATCAAGCTAAGCAAGGACGGCGCACTGTAGTTTTTATGGATGAGATTCACAGGTTTAATAAACTGCAACAAGATATCTTCCTACCTCATGTAGAAGCAGGCACATTCATTTTGATTGGAGCTACAACTGAGAATCCATCCTCGGGCTTAAATTCTGCATTGTTAAGCAGATGCCGTGTATTTGTCTTGAAAAAATTACAGAAAGAGAATTTAGTTTCCATTCTTATGAAAGCCATTAAAATGATGGATGGAGAAGTAGTAACAGAGAGTGAAATAATAAGCAAAGTTGATTCCGATACTAAATTTTTTGTTGAACAAAAGATTTTAGAATGGTTAGCAGAAGCTTGTGATGGTGATGCAAGAGTTGCATTAGGTGGATTAGAAATGACTGTTCAAGCGAGAGTATCCAATGCCAACATAAGCTCAAAgcctataaaattaaatttgaacgATGTCAAACACAGTTTGGAAAAGGCTCAATCTTTAACTGGCAAAAAAAGTGATAATATTAGTCAGTTGTATTCTGCACTTCATCATTCTATTGTAGCAGATGAAGATAATGCTGCATTATACTGGTTGGCAAGGATAATGGATACTGGTGAAGATCCTGTTTATATTGCAAGAAAACTAGTCAGAATAGCAAGTGAAGACATTGGTCTTGCAGACGATTATGCATTGG ggccaaattttaaaaatattgtacgtgaagaaaatttaaacaaaaatcacTTACCTCAAGGTTTGGAGAACATGAATTTCTTTAACGATGAATAA